One Oceanispirochaeta sp. M1 genomic window carries:
- a CDS encoding FlgD immunoglobulin-like domain containing protein encodes MKISIKLSLIILLLLIMPFGAFAESSGELAYPLYSPLFLGGGASVTNMDSPQSAGINPAASGNFQRIILDLNYINLAGWDDNGMGHAINTALAVPSKYGVFTGNLHFLTTDGLDAPDMDFGTFGSMDFGFSKEIYKNLYTGFSLSGAIGSGMDWGLGLNLGVIHTPGTIGKFKNFRWGASLNKLGKGYTNGGSYLNAIPNNLTLQLGAGFDIIDKENFNWALNSDLGFPTFTDIKFELGQVFTIQKNLKIFTSSSVILSDTINGNFQTIIPSVGLSYNFSFKPKDKEQTRQQTSEVEFQAAGAPLYNSVGAIGVGATIPFGIRDANPPVITHEYKEPIYISPNLNGVQDELDLPYLAEDERFIMGYTFSIYDDEGTLVKVFNNKDERPENESFKNIFDRMFSAKVGTTLPETFRWDGVMDSGEIAADGTYSFKMAFWDDNDNLAESELMILILDTVAPEVTVVQADGLDLIFSPDGDGNKDSLGIKQSGSEELLWEAKIENQSASAFKNYIIENGYPADFVWDGKDDNEKIVPDGVYRYFIESTDLAGNYGSGSLENILINTEQPPVNLTINNAWLSPGNTEGSDNVVFGPDIPVTSGIVEWELQVQDLTGRMFWSYNSRQQGVLEVPKSINYDGDAGVNGSLAEGKYRGFLTIKYQNGYNPEAYSPAFTVDTTAPVGKVSGDLVLSPDGDGFKDSLTLSLETSEEDYWEGFIRDGDNQIVRSYFWRGKADPILVWDGRDQDGRPVTDGKYSFTLEAYDKAGNRGISAPHRFSLDTREMSVQITVSDDAFSPNNNGTKDEVRFYTIIDNPSEIESWTLDVLAAADSTVVKSWKGSGAIKEYYSWMGESESGAKAADGFYSARLSVVYAKGDRPEAVTGVFEKDTVAPVLTVEADKTLFSPDGDGSGDSIMIRQSTSKEAELTAVMMNDSGETIRTWFWSGTPGNFDWDGTDENGNIAADGVYHYKLSTSDAAGNSAEKSLRNIEIDTASTPVYLTAKNAIFSPMSEEFSIQSFTVHVGNTKGIEGWNLAVKTAEGQAVRTINGESSVPELLEWDGRDDAGKLLEGNFIGELTVHYKKGNRPQARSREFLVDNSAPSVVVGISPVPFSPDDDNVSDELKIALTVQDLSPIRDWQMTIKDPKGNDFISFGGRGRPSERIIWDGRSRQGELVQSAEDYPYEIRVTDFLGHSTVESGKIPVDILVIRDGNRLKVQISNITFQPYKASLVASGEQGDKNQEILKRLAEVLKKYGSYKILVEGHAVSEYYDNPVRAAREEKEELQPLSLSRAAVVKESLSKLGIQDSRMDVAGKGGTDPIVPHSDLENRWKNRRVEFILIK; translated from the coding sequence GTGAAGATTTCCATAAAGTTAAGTCTAATAATCCTTTTATTATTAATAATGCCATTCGGGGCATTTGCAGAGTCCAGCGGTGAGCTGGCCTATCCTTTGTATTCCCCCCTGTTTCTGGGAGGCGGAGCCTCGGTGACAAATATGGATTCTCCACAGTCAGCAGGTATCAATCCTGCCGCCTCGGGTAATTTCCAGAGAATCATTCTTGACCTGAACTATATAAATCTTGCAGGTTGGGATGATAACGGTATGGGACATGCTATCAATACTGCCCTGGCTGTTCCATCAAAATATGGGGTGTTTACAGGAAATCTTCATTTTCTGACTACCGACGGTCTGGATGCTCCTGACATGGACTTCGGAACATTCGGTTCCATGGATTTCGGATTCTCCAAAGAGATCTATAAAAATCTTTACACCGGATTTTCACTGTCCGGAGCCATCGGCTCAGGTATGGACTGGGGCCTCGGTCTCAATCTTGGTGTGATTCATACACCCGGTACTATTGGTAAGTTCAAAAATTTCCGCTGGGGAGCATCCTTAAATAAACTGGGTAAGGGATATACCAACGGCGGCAGCTATCTTAATGCAATTCCCAATAACCTGACACTCCAGCTGGGAGCAGGTTTTGATATTATTGATAAAGAAAACTTCAACTGGGCACTCAACTCAGATCTGGGATTCCCCACATTTACTGATATAAAATTTGAGCTGGGCCAGGTATTCACAATTCAGAAGAATCTTAAAATATTCACATCATCTTCTGTAATTCTATCTGATACAATCAACGGTAATTTTCAGACGATCATCCCATCTGTAGGACTTTCCTATAATTTTTCATTTAAACCAAAGGATAAAGAGCAGACCAGGCAGCAGACCAGTGAAGTGGAATTTCAGGCAGCTGGAGCCCCCCTCTATAATTCAGTAGGAGCCATCGGGGTGGGTGCAACAATTCCTTTCGGCATCAGAGATGCGAATCCTCCGGTTATCACACATGAGTACAAAGAGCCAATTTATATATCTCCCAATCTTAATGGTGTACAGGATGAACTTGATCTTCCCTATTTGGCAGAGGATGAGCGTTTTATTATGGGCTATACCTTCTCCATTTATGATGATGAGGGAACTCTTGTGAAAGTGTTTAACAACAAGGATGAGCGGCCTGAAAACGAAAGCTTCAAAAATATTTTTGACAGAATGTTTTCCGCCAAGGTCGGTACAACACTGCCGGAGACCTTCCGATGGGATGGTGTTATGGACTCAGGAGAGATAGCTGCAGATGGAACATACAGTTTCAAGATGGCCTTCTGGGATGATAATGACAACCTGGCCGAATCAGAACTGATGATCCTTATTCTTGATACCGTAGCCCCTGAAGTTACAGTTGTACAGGCTGACGGTCTTGATCTGATTTTCTCACCCGACGGTGATGGCAACAAGGACAGTCTGGGTATTAAACAGAGCGGTTCCGAGGAGCTGCTCTGGGAAGCTAAAATAGAGAATCAGAGCGCATCTGCTTTTAAAAATTACATCATAGAAAACGGATACCCTGCAGACTTTGTCTGGGACGGAAAAGATGATAATGAAAAGATTGTTCCCGACGGTGTTTACCGTTATTTTATTGAATCTACAGATCTGGCAGGAAACTATGGTTCCGGCAGTCTTGAGAATATACTTATCAATACAGAACAGCCCCCTGTCAATCTCACGATAAACAATGCATGGCTCAGCCCCGGGAATACTGAAGGAAGCGATAATGTAGTCTTTGGTCCGGATATTCCTGTTACTTCGGGGATTGTGGAGTGGGAACTACAGGTTCAGGACCTGACTGGACGTATGTTCTGGTCTTATAACAGCAGACAACAGGGTGTACTCGAAGTACCCAAGTCCATCAACTATGACGGTGATGCCGGTGTGAACGGCAGCCTTGCTGAAGGAAAATATAGAGGATTCCTTACTATTAAGTATCAGAACGGATATAACCCCGAAGCCTACTCACCTGCTTTTACTGTGGATACCACAGCACCTGTAGGTAAGGTCAGCGGTGATCTTGTTCTATCTCCCGACGGAGACGGGTTCAAGGATTCACTTACTCTCAGCCTTGAAACTTCAGAGGAGGATTACTGGGAAGGTTTTATCCGTGATGGAGATAATCAGATTGTACGTTCCTACTTCTGGAGAGGCAAAGCCGATCCCATACTGGTATGGGACGGAAGAGATCAGGACGGTCGTCCCGTTACCGACGGTAAATACAGTTTTACATTGGAAGCCTATGATAAGGCCGGTAACCGCGGAATCTCTGCTCCCCACAGGTTCAGCCTGGATACAAGAGAAATGTCTGTACAGATAACAGTAAGTGATGATGCATTCAGTCCCAATAATAACGGAACAAAGGATGAGGTCAGATTCTATACAATCATTGATAATCCTTCAGAGATTGAATCATGGACCCTTGATGTTCTTGCTGCAGCGGACAGTACTGTGGTGAAGAGCTGGAAGGGCAGCGGAGCCATAAAAGAATACTACAGCTGGATGGGTGAGTCTGAATCAGGAGCCAAGGCTGCTGATGGTTTTTATTCCGCCAGGCTTTCTGTTGTTTATGCAAAGGGTGACAGACCCGAGGCTGTCACAGGTGTGTTTGAGAAGGATACCGTTGCACCTGTACTTACAGTTGAAGCGGATAAGACTCTCTTTTCACCAGACGGTGACGGTTCCGGTGATTCTATTATGATCCGTCAGAGTACCAGCAAGGAAGCAGAACTCACAGCAGTTATGATGAATGACAGCGGTGAAACAATAAGAACCTGGTTCTGGAGCGGTACTCCCGGAAACTTTGATTGGGACGGCACTGATGAAAACGGTAATATTGCGGCAGACGGAGTATATCACTACAAGCTGAGTACATCTGATGCGGCAGGGAACAGTGCAGAAAAGTCTCTGCGGAACATTGAAATTGATACGGCTTCCACACCCGTTTATCTGACAGCGAAGAATGCTATTTTTTCACCTATGTCAGAGGAGTTCAGTATACAGAGCTTTACGGTACATGTAGGTAATACCAAGGGTATAGAGGGTTGGAATCTCGCTGTTAAAACAGCAGAAGGTCAGGCAGTCAGAACCATCAACGGAGAATCTTCTGTTCCCGAGCTTCTGGAGTGGGACGGACGTGATGATGCCGGTAAACTTCTCGAAGGAAATTTTATCGGGGAACTGACAGTTCACTATAAGAAGGGAAACAGACCTCAGGCCAGGAGCCGTGAGTTTCTTGTGGATAATTCAGCCCCCTCAGTGGTTGTGGGGATCTCTCCCGTACCTTTCTCTCCGGATGATGATAATGTGTCCGATGAGTTGAAGATTGCTCTTACGGTTCAGGATCTGTCTCCCATCAGGGACTGGCAGATGACCATCAAGGATCCTAAAGGTAACGATTTTATCAGCTTCGGCGGTAGAGGAAGACCTTCCGAGAGAATTATCTGGGATGGAAGATCACGTCAGGGTGAACTGGTACAGTCTGCAGAAGATTACCCCTATGAGATCAGAGTAACAGACTTCCTGGGTCACTCAACAGTTGAATCAGGTAAGATACCCGTAGATATCCTTGTAATCAGAGATGGTAACCGACTAAAGGTTCAAATATCCAATATAACCTTCCAGCCCTATAAGGCCAGCCTTGTTGCATCGGGTGAACAGGGTGACAAAAACCAGGAGATTCTGAAACGTCTTGCGGAAGTCCTTAAAAAGTACGGTTCTTACAAGATCCTGGTTGAAGGCCATGCGGTGAGCGAGTATTATGACAATCCTGTCAGGGCAGCCCGGGAAGAGAAAGAAGAGCTTCAGCCACTTTCCCTTTCCAGAGCAGCCGTAGTCAAGGAATCCCTGAGTAAACTTGGGATTCAGGACAGCAGGATGGATGTCGCCGGTAAGGGCGGCACGGATCCCATCGTTCCCCACAGTGATCTGGAGAATAGATGGAAAAACAGGAGAGTGGAATTTATCCTCATTAAATAA